The following coding sequences are from one Pasteurellaceae bacterium RH1A window:
- a CDS encoding 3-deoxy-manno-octulosonate cytidylyltransferase (CMP-2-keto-3-deoxyoctulosonic acid synthetase; catalyzes the formation of CMP-3-deoxy-D-manno-octulosonate from CTP and 3-deoxy-D-manno-octulosonate which is incorporated into LPS), whose amino-acid sequence MKFTVIIPARYASSRLPRKPLLDIASKPMIQHVWEKAQQAGAERVIIATDHPEIEATALAFGAEVCLTSDKHNSGTERLAEVVEKMGLDADEIIVNVQGDEPLIPPIIVRQVAENLAQSGANMATLAVKLETKEELFNPNVVKTLTDNQGFALYFSRAPIPFARDQFANCDDNFVASQNYLRHIGIYAYRAGFIQQYVAWQPTPLEQLESLEQLRALWYGEKIHVEVAKEAPAVGVDTAEDLERVREILG is encoded by the coding sequence ATGAAATTTACCGTCATCATCCCCGCCCGCTATGCCTCCAGCCGCCTGCCCCGCAAGCCGCTCCTCGATATTGCCAGCAAGCCCATGATCCAACACGTTTGGGAAAAGGCTCAACAAGCGGGAGCAGAAAGAGTTATTATTGCAACCGATCACCCTGAAATTGAGGCTACTGCCCTGGCCTTCGGAGCCGAAGTCTGCTTAACCTCCGATAAACACAATTCAGGTACTGAACGCCTAGCCGAAGTGGTGGAAAAAATGGGGTTGGACGCAGATGAAATCATTGTCAATGTACAGGGCGATGAGCCACTGATTCCGCCAATCATTGTTCGCCAAGTGGCAGAAAACCTGGCCCAATCAGGCGCCAATATGGCCACACTGGCGGTGAAACTAGAAACCAAGGAAGAGCTTTTTAACCCCAATGTGGTCAAAACCCTAACCGACAACCAGGGCTTCGCCCTCTACTTCTCCCGTGCCCCAATCCCCTTTGCCCGGGATCAGTTTGCCAACTGTGACGATAACTTCGTGGCCTCACAAAACTACCTGCGCCATATCGGCATTTACGCCTACCGAGCGGGCTTTATTCAGCAATATGTGGCCTGGCAGCCAACCCCCCTTGAGCAACTAGAAAGCCTGGAGCAGCTGCGTGCCTTGTGGTATGGGGAGAAAATCCATGTGGAAGTGGCCAAGGAAGCACCGGCCGTAGGCGTGGATACGGCAGAGGATTTGGAACGGGTGAGAGAGATTTTGGGTTAA
- a CDS encoding transcriptional regulator yields MSDAFNTLIAHSPKMQQVVEQAKKFANLSAPLLLEGETGTGKDLLAKACHDFSLRSEQKFIAVNCAGLPEDEAESEMFGHRGNGKESIGFFEYANKGTVLLDAVAELSLEMQAKLLRFLNDGSFRRVGEDQEIRVDVRVICTSQQPLHRLVAEGKVREDLYHRLNVLSLQLPPLRERKDDLPLLTDHFITQISQSLNIQPPSYDETFMQVLKNHYWRGNLRELYNAIYRACSLAVDGQLSVTDLNLSKEVDSFNIDLFGEGTLDEMMDCFEASLLRKFYAEYPSTRKLAQRLGVSHTSIANKLRQYGITK; encoded by the coding sequence ATGTCTGACGCTTTCAACACCCTCATCGCCCACAGCCCTAAAATGCAACAAGTGGTCGAGCAGGCCAAGAAATTTGCAAATCTCTCTGCCCCGCTCTTGCTTGAGGGCGAAACGGGCACGGGCAAGGATTTACTGGCCAAGGCCTGTCACGACTTTAGCCTTAGGTCCGAGCAAAAATTCATTGCAGTAAACTGTGCCGGCCTGCCCGAAGACGAGGCGGAAAGTGAGATGTTCGGCCATCGGGGCAATGGAAAGGAAAGTATCGGCTTTTTTGAATATGCCAACAAGGGCACAGTTTTGCTGGATGCCGTGGCCGAATTGTCGCTGGAAATGCAGGCCAAGCTCCTGCGCTTTCTCAATGATGGCAGCTTCCGCCGAGTGGGAGAGGATCAGGAAATTCGGGTGGATGTGCGGGTGATTTGCACCTCCCAGCAGCCGCTCCACCGCCTGGTGGCCGAGGGCAAGGTGCGGGAAGATCTTTATCATCGCCTTAATGTGTTGAGCCTGCAACTGCCGCCTTTACGGGAACGTAAAGACGACTTGCCATTATTAACCGATCATTTCATTACCCAGATCAGCCAAAGCCTGAACATCCAACCACCAAGCTATGATGAAACCTTTATGCAGGTGCTCAAGAACCACTACTGGCGGGGCAATCTGCGGGAACTTTATAATGCTATTTATCGGGCCTGTTCCTTGGCAGTAGATGGGCAACTTTCGGTGACCGATCTCAACCTCTCCAAGGAGGTGGACTCCTTTAATATCGATCTCTTTGGCGAAGGCACGCTGGATGAGATGATGGACTGCTTTGAAGCCTCGCTCCTGCGTAAATTCTATGCCGAATACCCCAGCACCCGTAAACTGGCCCAAAGGCTGGGCGTGTCGCATACTTCCATCGCCAACAAGCTCCGTCAATATGGAATTACCAAATGA